The genomic segment GAGCTGCACCGCAATCCCGAGCTCGCCTTCGAGGAGCACTGGACGGCGGATTTCCTGGCGGACAAGCTTCAGAGCTTCGGCTACGAGGTCGACCGCGGGCTTGGCGGTACCGGCGTCGTGGCGACATGGGGCTCGGGCAACGGGCCGGTCGTGGGGTTGCGCGCCGATATGGACGCGCTGCCCATCGATGAGCAGACGAACCTCGCCTACGCCTCCACCAAGCCCGGCAAGATGCATGCCTGCGGCCATGACGGGCACATGACCATGCTGCTCGCCGCCGCGAAGTATTTCGCGGAGCAGGCCAGGCCGGAAGACGGCACGGTGCGGTTCATCTTCCAGCCGGCCGAGGAAGGCTATGCGGGTGCGGACAGGATGATCCGCGACGGCCTCTTCGAACGCTTCCCCTGCGACGCGGTCTACGGTCTCCACAATTGGCCGGGGCTCGAGACGGGTGCCTTCGCAGCGCGCGTCGGCCCGCAGATGGCCGCCTACGACATCTTCGAGATCAAGCTCACGGGCCAGGGCGCGCATGCCGCCATGCCGCATCTCGGCCGCGACATGCTGCTGGCCGCCAGCCATCTCGCCACCCAGCTCCAGAGCATCGTCTCGCGCTCCATCGACCCGCAGGACACCGCCGTCGTCAGCGTGACCCAGATCCATGGCGGCGACGCCTGGAACGTGCTGCCGCCGGAGGTGGTGCTGCGTGGCTGCACGCGGC from the Kaustia mangrovi genome contains:
- a CDS encoding M20 aminoacylase family protein, which produces MTETNAKTYFDAHRDELVDWRHELHRNPELAFEEHWTADFLADKLQSFGYEVDRGLGGTGVVATWGSGNGPVVGLRADMDALPIDEQTNLAYASTKPGKMHACGHDGHMTMLLAAAKYFAEQARPEDGTVRFIFQPAEEGYAGADRMIRDGLFERFPCDAVYGLHNWPGLETGAFAARVGPQMAAYDIFEIKLTGQGAHAAMPHLGRDMLLAASHLATQLQSIVSRSIDPQDTAVVSVTQIHGGDAWNVLPPEVVLRGCTRHFTPQAQDLVEARMGEICRGVATAFGIEVALDYRRTYPPTVNSAEETETSLEAARALVGAEHVSDTLPASMASEDFAFMLKEKPGCYIWLGAGSTEGGKLLHSPSYDFNDDILTLGAAYWVEIARHGLGALKSAA